The following proteins are co-located in the Deinococcus metallilatus genome:
- the scpA gene encoding methylmalonyl-CoA mutase, which produces MTPLPDNAAPDLSAWPDLSAWRALAQKDLRGAAPETLNRTTPEGLTLKPLYTRADLPTGADTLPGLPPFTRGPRATMYAARPWTIRQYAGFSTAEESNAFYRRNLAAGQKGLSVAFDLATHRGYDSDHPRVVGDVGKAGVAIDSVEDMKILFAGIPLSEMSVSMTMNGAVLPVLAAFIVAGEEQGVPRAQLSGTIQNDILKEFMVRNTYIYPPEPSMRIVADIIAFTAREMPKFNSISISGYHLQEAGANAALELAYTLADGLEYVRAALAKGLSVDEFAPRLSFFFAIGMNFYTEVAKLRAARLLWDEIMARFEPKNPMSRALRTHCQTSGWSLTEQDPYNNIIRTTIEAMAAVFGGTQSLHTNAFDEAIGLPTDFSARVARNTQLVIQEETGIPQVVDPWGGSYLMERLTHDLADKARELMREVEELGGMAKAIEAGIPKLRIEESAARKQARIDRGEDVIVGVNKYRTTDETPVEVLDIDNVAVRESQIARLNQVKAERNPEAVARALAALEEAARTGEGNLLALSVDAMRARATVGEVSDALERVWGRHQAEVRTLSGVYAQGYDGDEGFAALQNEIEAFAEAEGRRPRILVVKMGQDGHDRGAKVIATGFADLGFDVDVGPLFQTPEEAARQAIENDVHVIGVSSQAAGHKTLIPHLIGALRAEGADDILVVAGGVIPQQDYPALRAAGVAGIFGPGTPILNSAREVLGLLRARQPETPLTP; this is translated from the coding sequence ATGACCCCACTCCCCGACAACGCTGCCCCTGACCTCTCCGCGTGGCCCGACCTTTCTGCCTGGCGGGCGCTGGCACAGAAGGACCTGCGCGGCGCGGCCCCCGAAACGCTGAACCGCACGACGCCCGAGGGCCTCACCCTCAAGCCGCTCTACACCCGCGCCGACCTGCCCACAGGGGCGGACACGCTGCCGGGCCTGCCCCCCTTCACGCGGGGGCCGCGCGCCACCATGTACGCCGCCCGCCCCTGGACCATCCGCCAGTACGCGGGCTTTTCCACCGCCGAGGAATCGAACGCCTTCTACCGCCGGAACCTCGCCGCCGGGCAAAAGGGCCTCAGCGTCGCCTTTGACCTCGCCACGCACCGGGGCTACGACTCCGACCACCCGCGCGTGGTGGGCGACGTAGGCAAGGCGGGGGTCGCCATCGATTCCGTCGAGGACATGAAGATTCTCTTCGCGGGCATCCCGCTCAGCGAGATGTCGGTCAGCATGACGATGAACGGGGCGGTGCTGCCGGTCCTGGCCGCCTTCATCGTGGCGGGCGAGGAACAGGGCGTGCCCCGGGCGCAACTCAGCGGCACCATCCAGAACGACATCCTCAAAGAGTTCATGGTGCGGAATACGTATATCTATCCGCCCGAGCCGTCCATGCGGATCGTCGCGGACATCATCGCCTTCACGGCGCGGGAGATGCCCAAGTTCAACTCCATCTCCATCAGCGGCTACCACTTGCAGGAGGCGGGGGCGAATGCGGCGCTGGAACTCGCCTACACGCTGGCCGACGGGCTGGAGTACGTGCGGGCCGCGCTCGCCAAGGGCCTGAGCGTGGACGAGTTCGCGCCCCGGCTGAGCTTCTTCTTCGCCATCGGGATGAACTTCTACACCGAGGTGGCAAAACTCCGGGCCGCCCGGCTGCTGTGGGACGAGATCATGGCGCGGTTCGAGCCGAAGAACCCGATGAGCCGCGCCCTGCGAACCCACTGCCAGACTTCCGGCTGGTCGCTGACCGAGCAGGACCCCTACAACAACATCATCCGGACGACGATTGAGGCGATGGCGGCGGTCTTCGGCGGGACGCAGAGCCTTCATACGAATGCCTTCGACGAGGCCATCGGCCTGCCCACCGACTTCAGCGCCCGGGTCGCGCGCAACACGCAATTGGTCATTCAGGAGGAGACGGGCATCCCGCAGGTGGTGGACCCCTGGGGCGGCTCGTACCTGATGGAGCGCCTGACGCACGACCTGGCCGACAAAGCCCGCGAACTGATGCGCGAGGTGGAGGAACTGGGCGGAATGGCCAAGGCCATCGAGGCGGGCATTCCCAAGCTCCGCATCGAGGAGTCCGCCGCGCGCAAGCAGGCCCGCATCGACCGGGGCGAGGACGTGATCGTGGGTGTGAACAAGTACCGCACCACCGACGAGACGCCCGTGGAGGTGCTGGACATCGACAACGTGGCGGTGCGTGAATCGCAGATCGCCCGACTGAACCAGGTGAAGGCCGAGCGTAACCCGGAAGCGGTGGCCCGTGCCCTCGCCGCGCTGGAGGAGGCGGCCCGCACCGGTGAGGGCAACCTGCTGGCGCTGAGCGTGGACGCGATGCGGGCCCGCGCCACCGTGGGCGAGGTCAGTGACGCGCTGGAGCGTGTGTGGGGTCGCCATCAGGCGGAAGTCCGCACCCTCTCGGGCGTCTACGCACAGGGCTACGACGGCGACGAGGGCTTCGCGGCCCTTCAGAACGAGATCGAAGCCTTTGCCGAGGCGGAAGGCCGCCGCCCCCGCATCCTGGTGGTGAAGATGGGCCAGGATGGACACGACCGGGGCGCGAAGGTCATCGCCACGGGCTTTGCCGACCTGGGCTTCGACGTGGATGTCGGCCCCCTTTTCCAGACGCCGGAGGAGGCCGCGCGGCAGGCCATTGAGAACGACGTTCACGTGATCGGCGTGAGCAGTCAGGCCGCCGGGCACAAGACGCTGATCCCGCACCTGATCGGGGCGCTGCGGGCCGAGGGGGCGGACGACATTCTGGTGGTGGCGGGCGGCGTGATTCCGCAGCAGGACTATCCGGCGCTGCGGGCGGCGGGCGTGGCGGGTATCTTCGGGCCGGGCACGCCGATCCTGAACTCCGCCCGGGAGGTGCTGGGACTGCTGCGTGCACGCCAGCCCGAGACGCCCCTCACACCCTGA
- the rpe gene encoding ribulose-phosphate 3-epimerase — protein sequence MKLAPSLLSCDFTQLGAELNRIVTADYVHVDVMDGLFVPNISFGFPILAAARRASPLFMDVHLMIERPERYLREFAEAGADGMTVHVEATPHIHRAVGMIHELGKRAGVSLNPGTPLEAVRPVLSDVDLVLVMSVNPGFGGQKFIPQSVERIRTVRRWLDELGSAAELEVDGGVTPQNARLLADAGATVLVAGSSVFGPQGPEVGLARLREALA from the coding sequence GTGAAGCTCGCTCCCAGCCTGCTCTCCTGCGACTTCACCCAGCTCGGGGCGGAGCTGAACCGGATCGTGACCGCCGATTACGTGCATGTGGACGTGATGGACGGCCTCTTCGTGCCCAACATCTCCTTTGGCTTCCCCATCCTGGCCGCTGCCCGCCGCGCCAGTCCCCTCTTCATGGACGTTCACCTGATGATCGAACGGCCCGAACGCTACCTGCGCGAGTTCGCGGAGGCGGGCGCGGACGGGATGACAGTTCATGTGGAGGCCACGCCGCACATTCACCGCGCCGTGGGCATGATCCACGAACTCGGCAAGCGGGCGGGCGTCAGCCTCAATCCCGGCACGCCCCTGGAGGCGGTGCGGCCCGTACTGAGTGACGTGGACCTGGTGCTGGTGATGAGCGTGAATCCCGGCTTCGGCGGGCAGAAATTCATCCCGCAGAGCGTGGAGCGCATCCGCACGGTGCGCCGCTGGCTGGATGAACTGGGCAGCGCTGCCGAACTGGAAGTGGACGGCGGCGTCACCCCGCAGAATGCCCGCCTGCTGGCCGACGCGGGCGCGACGGTTCTGGTTGCGGGGAGCAGCGTCTTTGGGCCGCAGGGGCCGGAGGTGGGGCTCGCCCGGTTGAGAGAGGCCCTCGCTTGA